The nucleotide window tcatcactgagctgttctctactctctagatcaacctgttcatcactgagctctcttgtctctagatcaacctgttcatcactgagctctctactctctagattaacctgttcatcactgagctctctaccTCTAGATCAACCTGTCCATCACTGAGCTCTACTCTCTAGATTAACCTgtccatcactgagctctctactctctagatcaacctgttcatTACTGAGCTCTCTTGTCTCTAGATCAAACATCAACCTgtccatcactgagctctcttgtctctagatcaacctgtccatcactgagccctctactctctagatcaacctgtccatcactgagccctctactctctagatcaacctgtccatcactgagctctctctctagattaacctgttcatcactgagctctctactctAGATTAACCTGTCCATCACTGAGCTCTACTCTCTAGATTAACCTgtccatcactgagctctctactctctagattaacctgttcatcactgagctctctactctagatcaacctgttcatcactgagctctctcGTCTCTAGATCAAACATCAACCTgtccatcactgagctctctactctctagattaacctgttcatcactgagctctctactctctagattaacctgtccatcactgagctctctactctctagattaacctgttcatcactgagctctctactctctagatcaacctgttcatcactgagctctctagATAATATCTATCTGTAGATCTCTGGGGTCATTATGAcccagaaaaggttggtgacctcTGCCCTAGATAATATCTATCTGCATCATTCAGTCAGTTACTGTGCTTTTGTTAATAATGTTtattgtctctcctcctctccgcccctcttcctttctttccccctctcctttctctcctttctcctccccttctctcttcttctcttccctcctctcctttctcccctcctcctctcctttctcccctcctcctctcctttctcctccccttctctcctttctcctccccttctctcctttctcctcctctcctcccctttcacctcccctcctctcctccctcctctttctcctcctctcctttctcctcctcttctctcctccctcctctttctcctcctctcctccctttctcccccctcctctcctttctcctcctctcctcccctttcacctcccctcctctcctccctcctctttctcctcctctcctttctcctcctcttctctcctccctcctctttctcctcctctcctccctttctcccccctcctctcctttctcctccgcttctctcctccctcctctttctccacctctcctacttctcctcctcccctctcctctcctctcctctcctctcctctcctctcctctcctcctctcttctcttctcttctctcagtCTGTCCCAGAACTGTATAGGAGACCAGGGAATAGAGAGTCTGgctcctgctctgtctaccctccccTCGCTGCACTGTctcaggtatacacacacacacacacacacacacacacacacacacacacacacacacacacacacacacacacacacacacacacacacacacacacacacacacacacacacacacacacacacacacacacacacacacacaccctgtctatTGTCCAGTCTGTAATCTGATGGTCTGATCCCGTCTATTGTCCAGTCTGTAATCTGATGGTCTAATCCAGTCTATTCTCCAGTCTGTAATCTGATGGTCTAATCTCGTCTATTGTCCAGTCTGTAATCTGAACGGTCTAATCCTGTCTATTCTCCAGTCTGTAATCTGATGGTCTAATCCAGTCTATTCTCCAGTCTGTAATCTGATGGTCTAATCCTGTCTATTCTCCAGTCTGTAATCTGATGGTCTAATCCAGTCTATTCTCCAGTCTGTAATCTGATGGTCTAATCTCGTCTATTCTCCAGTCTGTAATCTGATGGTCTAATCCTGTCTATTCTCCAGTCTGTAATCTGATGGTCTAATCCAGTCTATTCTCCAGTCTGTAATCTGATGGTCTAATCTCGTCTATTCTCCAGTCTGTAATCTGATGGTCTAATCCTGTCTATTCTCCAGTCTGTACAGTAATGTGATATCTGACGGGGGTGCTGAGAGTCTGGCTGCTGTTTTACCTCAGATGACATCACTCAGTGACCTGGagtaagtctgaattataaaactatactgcagtaagtctgaattataaaacattactgcagtaagtctgaattataaactatactgcagtaagtctgaattataaacaatactgcagtaagtctgaattataaaacattactgcagtaaatctgaattataaaacattacagcagtaagtctgaattataaaCTATACTGTagtaagtctgaattataaaacattacagcagtaagtctgaattataaaCTATACTGTagtaagtctgaattataaaactatactgcagtaagtctgaattataaaacattactgcagtaaatctgaattataaaacattacagcagtaagtctgaattataaactatactgcagtaagtctgaattataaaacattaCTGCAGTAATAAGGCAGTAAGTCTGAAACATGAAACATTACTGCAGTAATAAGGCAGTAAGTCTGAAACATAAAACATGACTGCAGTAATAAGgcagtaagtctgaattataaaGCAGTAATAAGGCAGTAAGTCTGAAACATGAAACATTACTGCAGTAATAAGGCAGTAAGTCTGAAACATAAAACATGACTGCAGTAATAAtgcagtaagtctgaattataaaacatgactgcagtaagtctgaattataaaacatgactgcagtaagtctgaattataaactatactgcagtaagtctgaattataaacaatactgcagtaagtctgaattataaaacattactgcagtaaatctgaattataaaacattacagcagtaagtctgaattataaaCTATACTGTagtaagtctgaattataaaacattacagcagtaagtctgaattataaaCTATACTGTAGTAAGTCTGAATGATAAAACTATActgcagtaagtctgaattataaaacattaCTGCAGTAATAAGGCAGTAAGTCTGAAACATGAAACATTACTGCAGTAATAAGGCAGTAAGTCTGAAACATAAAACATTActgcagtaagtctgaattataaaacattacagcagtaagtctgaattataaaacattaCAGCAGTAAGTCTGAAACATAAAACATTActgcagtaagtctgaattataaaacattacagcagtaagtctgaatgataaaacattactgcagtaagtctgaattataaaacattaCTGCAGTAAGTCTGAATGATAAAACATTACAGCAGTAAGTCTGAATGATAAAACATTATTGCAGTAAGTCTGAATGATAAAACATTACTGCAGTAAGTCTGAATGATAAAACATTACAGCAGTAAGTCTGAATCATAAAATATTACagcagtaagtctgaattataaaacattacagcagtaagtctgaattataaaacattactgcagtaagtctgaattataaaacattaCTGCAGTAAGTCTGAATGATAAAACTATActgcagtaagtctgaattataaaactatactgcagtaagtctgaattataaaacattacagcagtaagtctgaattataaaacattaCAGCAGTAAGTCTGAATTAAGAAACTATACagcagtaagtctgaattataaaacattactgcagtaagtctgaattataaaacattaCTGCAGTAAGTCTGAAACATAAAACATTACagcagtaagtctgaattataaaacattactgcagtaagtctgaattataaaCTATACTGCAGTAATAATGCATTAAGTCTGAATTATAAAATTGTActgcagtaagtctgaattataaaacattacagcagtaagtctgaatgataaaacattactgcagtaagtctgaattataaaactatactgcagtaagtctgaattataaaacattactgcagtaaatctgaattataaaacatgactgcagtaataatgcagtaagtctgaattataaaacatgactgcagtaagtctgaattataaaCTATACTGCAGTAATAATGCATTAAGTCTGAATTATAAAATTGTActgcagtaagtctgaattataaaacattacagcagtaagtctgaattataaaacatgATTGCAGTAATAATGCAGCAAGTCGGAATTATAAAACATGACTGCAGTAATAATGCAGTAAGTCTGAAAAAAACATTACTGCAGTAGCAGAGCAGTAAGTCTGAAACATAAAACATGACTGCAGTAACAATGCAGTAAGTCTGAAACATAAAACATTACTGCAGTAGCAGagcagtaagtctgaattataaaacattaCTGCAGTAAGTCTGAAATATAAAACTATActgcagtaagtctgaattataaaacattacagcagtaagtctgaattataaaacatgactgcagtaataatgcagtaagtctgaattataaaacatgactgcagtaagtctgaattataaaCTATACTGCAGTAATAATGCATTAAGTCTGAATTATAAAATTGTActgcagtaagtctgaattataaaacattacagcagtaagtctgaattataaaacatgATTGCAGTAATAATGCAGCAAGTCGGAATTATAAAACATGACTGCAGTAATAATGCAGTAAGTCTGAAAAAAACATTACTGCAGTAGCAGAGCAGTAAGTCTGAAACATAAAACATGACTGCAGTAATAATGCAGTAAGTCTGAAAAAACATTACtgcagtagcagagcagtacgtCTGAAACATAAAACATTACTGCAGTAGCAGagcagtaagtctgaattataaaacatgACTGCAGTAATAATGCACTAAGTCTGAATGATAAAACATGACTGCAGTAGCAGagcagtaagtctgaattataaTACATTACTGCAGTAGCAGagcagtaagtctgaattataaaacatgACTGCAGTAATAATGCACTAAGTCTGAATGATAAAACATGACTGCAGTAATAATGCAGTAAGTCTGAATGATAAAACATGACTGCAGGAATAATGCAGTAAGTCTGAATGATAAAACATGACTGCAGTAATAATGCAGTAAGTCTGAATGATAAAACATGACTGCAGTAATAATGCAGTAAGTCTGAATGATAAAACATGACAGCAGTAATAATGCAGTAAGTCTGAATGATAAAACATGACTGCAGTAATAATGCAGTAAGTCTGAATGATAAAACATGACTGCAGTAGCAGAGCAGTAAGTCTGAATGATAAAACATGACTGCAGTAATAATGCAGTAAGTCTGAATGATAAAACATGACTGCAGTAATAATGCAGTAAGTCTGAATGATAAAACATGACTGCAGTAATAATGCAGTATCGATAcggtagtgtgtatgtagtacCCCCTGTTGCTATGGGAACAGTCGCCACACTACTGTTCACAACCACTACAGTCCGACTCATTGTTTTCCCCCCCGTGTGTTTTATCATCTGCAGCGTCAAGTACAACAGTTTCACGGCCCTGGGAGCTCAGAGTCTGGCTTCCAGTCTGAGGGACTGTCCATGGATCAAGAGTCTGGGGTaggatttagatgcaagtggctgttccactggttgtcataagggtaacagcgtctgctaaatgacttaaatgtaaatgtaaatgtaggacaCGAACACAATCACATCGCCATAACATAGAGGAGGAAGTCCCATTGATCAATAGTCGATTACAATCACGATAACATCAAGGAGGAAGACTGTAGAACAGAAGGAAACATGGAATCAGAGATGGTTTCGCTCAAAATACAATATTTCattgtattttctctctctctgtctctgtctctctctctctctctctctctctctctctctctctctctctctctctctctctgtctctctctctctctctctctctctctctctctctctctctctctctcctccctctctctctcctccctctctgtctctgtctctctctctctctctctctctctctctctctctctctctctctctgtctctctctcctccctctctctcctccctctctgtctcctccctctctgtctctctcctctctctctctctctgtctctctgtctctctctctcacccctctctctctctctctctgtctctctctcctccctctctctcctccctctctgtctcctccctctctgtctctgtctctgtctctctctcctccctctctctcctccctctctctgtctcctccctctctgtctctgtctctctctctctc belongs to Oncorhynchus keta strain PuntledgeMale-10-30-2019 unplaced genomic scaffold, Oket_V2 Un_contig_18336_pilon_pilon, whole genome shotgun sequence and includes:
- the LOC127920091 gene encoding MHC class II transactivator-like, with translation LGPVNGPLALPKLLELPALHSLHHLDLENSKLGDSGAEGLAGVVLSLSSLQIINLSQNCIGDQGIESLAPALSTLPSLHCLSLYSNVISDGGAESLAAVLPQMTSLSDLDVKYNSFTALGAQSLASSLRDCPWIKSLGMWNVCIPYGVLERLQQQDPRIQLL